The following coding sequences lie in one Rutidosis leptorrhynchoides isolate AG116_Rl617_1_P2 chromosome 4, CSIRO_AGI_Rlap_v1, whole genome shotgun sequence genomic window:
- the LOC139842687 gene encoding nifU-like protein 2, chloroplastic: protein MWHGNRKRWAYLAIWVFCFSLSPSVIVADSTKMQSGAVILSQSSSSYYINSPRVTVDSSSTSCSSINPYPKLINDLFAQISSGFFGTPISIARSSLCSSKTRFTRRNVVKAVATPESAVELPLTAENIESVLDEIRPYLIADGGNVALHEIDGNVVRLKLQGACGSCPSSVTTMKLGIERRLMEKIPEIVAVEPIPDEETGLEMNDENIEKVLEEIRPYLVGAAGGSLEFVCIEEPIVKVRLTGPAASVMTVRVAVTQKLREKIPAIAAVQLLQ, encoded by the exons ATGTGGCACGGAAATCGTAAGAGGTGGGCTTATTTGGCCATTTGGGTCTTTTGTTTCTCTTTATCCCCGAGT GTTATTGTTGCTGATTCAACGAAGATGCAAAGTGGTGCAGTGATTTTGAGTCAatcatcttcatcttattacatcaATTCACCTCGAGTAACCGTTGATTCATCTTCAACTTCATGCTCATCGATCAATCCTTACCCTAAG TTAATTAACGATTTATTTGCTCAGATATCATCTGGATTCTTCGGCACTCCAATTTCTATAGCTAGGAGCAGCTTATGTTCATCGAAAACGAGATTCACGCGCCGCAACG TTGTAAAGGCGGTTGCAACTCCAGAATCAGCAGTAGAATTGCCTCTAACTGCAGAAAACATTGAGAGTGTATTGGACGAAATTAGACCTTATCTCATTGCAGACGGTGGCAACGTAGCATTACATGAGATTGATGGAAACGTTGTACGGTTGAAGCTACAAGGAGCCTGTGGTTCGTGTCCAAGCTCTGTGACTACTATGAAATTGGGGATTGAACGGCGTTTGATGGAGAAGATTCCGGAAATTGTTGCTGTTGAACCGATACCTGATGAAGAAACCGGTCTTGAAATGAATGATGAAAATATAGAGAAG GTTCTTGAAGAAATACGGCCATATCTTGTTGGTGCAGCAGGTGGATCACTAGAATTTGTGTGCATAGAAGAGCCAATCGTAAAAGTACGATTAACAGGCCCTGCAGCAAGCGTAATGACTGTTAGAGTTGCTGTAACTCAGAAATTACGTGAAAAGATCCCCGCCATTGCAGCAGTTCAACTTTTGCAGTAA